The Theropithecus gelada isolate Dixy chromosome X, Tgel_1.0, whole genome shotgun sequence genome includes a window with the following:
- the ATXN3L gene encoding ataxin-3-like protein isoform X1, translating to MDFIFHEKQEGFLCAQHCLNNLLQGEYFSPVELASIAHQLDEEERMRMAEGGVTSEDYRAFLQQPSENMDDSGFFSIQWFNLNSLLAGPELISDICLANFLTQLQQEAYSVFVVKGDLPDCEADQLLQIISVEEMDRPKLNGKKLAKEKDHRVYKTILEKVSEESDESGTSDQEEQDFQRALELSRQETNKEDEDLRRAIELSMQGSSRNTSQDLPKTSCGTPATEEPKKIKDYFEKHQQEQKQQQQQSDPPGHSSYLHERPTTSSRAIESDLSDDINEDMVQAIVDTVLEIMRKNLKIKGEK from the exons ATGGATTTCATCTTTCATGAAAAACAAGAAGGCTTCCTTTGTGCTCAACACTGCCTGAATAATCTGCTGCAAGGAGAATATTTTAGCCCTGTGGAATTAGCTTCAATTGCACATCAGCTAGATGAAGAAGAGAGGATGAGAATGGCAGAAGGAGGAGTCACTAGTGAAGACTATCGCGCATTTTTACAGCAGCCTTCAGAAAACATGGATGATAGCGGCTTCTTCTCTATCCAG TGGTTTAACTTAAATTCTCTCTTGGCGGGTCCAGAATTAATATCAGATATATGCCTTGCAAATTTCTTGACTCAACTGCAACAGGAAGCATATTCTGTATTTGTTGTTAAGGGGGATCTGCCAGACTGTGAAGCTGACCAACTGCTGCAAATCATCAGTGTTGAAGAGATGGATAGACCAAaacttaatggaaaaaaattagccaaagaaAAAGACCATAGAGTCTATAAAACAATTCTTGAAAAAGTGTCAGAAGAAAGTGATGAGTCTGGAACATCAGACCAAGAAGAGCAGGATTTTCAGAGGGCCCTGGAACTAAGCCGCCAAGAAACCAATAAAGAAGATGAAGATCTCCGCAGGGCTATTGAACTAAGTATGCAAGGTAGTTCCAGAAACACATCGCAAGATCTTCCAAAGACATCATGTGGAACTCCTGCTACGGAagagccaaagaaaataaaagactattTTGAAAAGCATCAGCAGGaacagaagcagcagcaacaacagtcAGATCCGCCAGGTCACAGTTCATATCTACACGAAAGGCCAACAACAAGTTCGAGAGCAATTGAGAGTGATCTCAGTGATGACATCAATGAAGACATGGTACAGGCCATTGTCGACACTGTTTTAGAAATTATGAGAAAGAATCTGaaaatcaaaggagaaaaataa
- the ATXN3L gene encoding ataxin-3-like protein isoform X2 → MDFIFHEQQPSENMDDSGFFSIQVICNALKFWGLEVIHFNNPEYQKLGIDPINERSFICNYKQHWFTIRKFGKHWFNLNSLLAGPELISDICLANFLTQLQQEAYSVFVVKGDLPDCEADQLLQIISVEEMDRPKLNGKKLAKEKDHRVYKTILEKVSEESDESGTSDQEEQDFQRALELSRQETNKEDEDLRRAIELSMQGSSRNTSQDLPKTSCGTPATEEPKKIKDYFEKHQQEQKQQQQQSDPPGHSSYLHERPTTSSRAIESDLSDDINEDMVQAIVDTVLEIMRKNLKIKGEK, encoded by the exons ATGGATTTCATCTTTCATGA ACAGCAGCCTTCAGAAAACATGGATGATAGCGGCTTCTTCTCTATCCAGGTAATATGCAATGCCTTGAAGTTCTGGGGTTTAGAGGTCATCCATTTCAATAATCCTGAATATCAGAAGCTCGGGATTGATCCTATAAATGAAAGAtcttttatatgtaattataaacaACACTGGTTTACTATTAGAAAATTCGGAAAACACTGGTTTAACTTAAATTCTCTCTTGGCGGGTCCAGAATTAATATCAGATATATGCCTTGCAAATTTCTTGACTCAACTGCAACAGGAAGCATATTCTGTATTTGTTGTTAAGGGGGATCTGCCAGACTGTGAAGCTGACCAACTGCTGCAAATCATCAGTGTTGAAGAGATGGATAGACCAAaacttaatggaaaaaaattagccaaagaaAAAGACCATAGAGTCTATAAAACAATTCTTGAAAAAGTGTCAGAAGAAAGTGATGAGTCTGGAACATCAGACCAAGAAGAGCAGGATTTTCAGAGGGCCCTGGAACTAAGCCGCCAAGAAACCAATAAAGAAGATGAAGATCTCCGCAGGGCTATTGAACTAAGTATGCAAGGTAGTTCCAGAAACACATCGCAAGATCTTCCAAAGACATCATGTGGAACTCCTGCTACGGAagagccaaagaaaataaaagactattTTGAAAAGCATCAGCAGGaacagaagcagcagcaacaacagtcAGATCCGCCAGGTCACAGTTCATATCTACACGAAAGGCCAACAACAAGTTCGAGAGCAATTGAGAGTGATCTCAGTGATGACATCAATGAAGACATGGTACAGGCCATTGTCGACACTGTTTTAGAAATTATGAGAAAGAATCTGaaaatcaaaggagaaaaataa